The window CCAGCGCTCAGCGAGAGTACCAGAGTGAAGATCACGACGGTCACCAGTTCGCAAAATACATTCTGAGTGACCCTGGCAAGCAGGATGGCCTCTACTGGGAAACCGCGGAGGGATCGCCGGCTAGTCCGATCGGACCTCTGGTGGCTGACGCCGCCACGAAGGGATATAAAGTCCAGAAGCGCGAAGAAGCCGCGACCGCCGCTCCGTTTCATGGGTACTTCTATAAGGTACTTACCAATCAAGGAAAGGATGCACCCGGCGGAGCGAAAAACTATATCGTAGACGGCAAAATGACCGGCGGCTTCGCCTTTCTCGCTTGGCCCGCAGAGTATCGTTCTTCGGGAGTGATGAGCTTCATGATCAATCAAGATTCGGTCATCGTTCAAAAGGATTTGGGGCCTGATACGGCCACTATCGCGAAGGGAATGTCGGCGTTCAATCCCGACTCGTCCTGGGAGCAGGTCGAGCAGTAGTCACTATGTTTCTTCTCAGTGAGTGCCAACTTTGGCAAGGTTCGATTCGGCTTAGGTGCAATCGCGCTTGCGAAGGCGGCCGTTCAGAGGAGCGAGTCAGGTGGCACCTCCGCTGCGCTGATGCAAATAACTCCGAAGAAGGAGCAGACAAATGGGAATCATAGCATGGCTGGTCGTTGGTCTAATCGCCGGGTTTATCGGCAGCAAGATAGTCAACAAGAGTGGCGAAGGCCTGATCCGTGACATTATCTTGGGAGTAATCGGTGGACTGGTTGGCGGTGCGGTCTTTTCGGCGCTTGGTTCTACCGGAGTCACCGGTATTGATCTGTGGAGCATTTTCGTCGCCGTTATCGGATCGATCGTCGTCCTCGTCGTATACCATGCACTGATCGGAAGGACCGCCTAGAAATCGGTGAGTGGCTTCGAAGGACGCCGTTCGGGTCCCCAGAACACCTACACTTCTCCGCCCCGTTTGGCCGGCTGACTTTCCCTAGCGCTTAGAGGGTGGCTCCATCCGCTGCCCCTCCTATCGCACGGCGTCGCGCACACTCGATAGAGTCAAACTTCGGAGCTGCGCTCAAAGATCACCAAAGCACCGACGGTTTGCCTACGAGGAACCAGAGAGCTGGATGCTCACATCGACCAGCCCTCCGGAACTAGATCAACCGCCCGTTCGACTTATGTGTCGATAGATCGCCTATTCCTCTTTGGTTCCCGGCAGCCTTGGTTCCTCAAGCGAACATCGTCTTCTTTCAGGGCAGCTTGGGAATGG of the Candidatus Binataceae bacterium genome contains:
- a CDS encoding GlsB/YeaQ/YmgE family stress response membrane protein translates to MGIIAWLVVGLIAGFIGSKIVNKSGEGLIRDIILGVIGGLVGGAVFSALGSTGVTGIDLWSIFVAVIGSIVVLVVYHALIGRTA